The following proteins are co-located in the Streptomyces sp. NBC_01198 genome:
- a CDS encoding ice-binding family protein — MKLLNVMGVPARRALCTSIASVTLIAAATVAMTPTPATAIATAVPLGTVDSFAVLGGQSVTNTGPTTVTGDLGVSPGTAISGFPPGLVNGATHAADAVALQAQSDLTTAYNDAAGQAPDASISGDLGNQNLAPGVYNAASSIGLTGTLTLDAAGDPNAVWVFQIGSTLITSSASRVLLVNGASPCNVFWQVGSSTTLGTNTTFVGTIMSLTSTGLNTGATVNGRALARNGSVTLDTNVITRPQCGTTTGGTTTTGGTTTTGGTTTTGGTTTAGTTGGTTGGVLGGATTGGLLGGVLGGVTTGGLLGGSIAGNTVGGSTMGNVQGNTQGNTQGNTAGNTGGGNGKPPHHGKPPHHGKPPYEEKPPYQPPYEHKPPYDNKPSYGDQPSYGDHPQYGDQPQYGDQPQYGDQPQYGDDKPDTDWPAADSDDQQAEQS; from the coding sequence ATGAAACTGTTGAATGTCATGGGAGTGCCGGCCCGGCGCGCCCTGTGCACGTCGATCGCGTCGGTCACGCTGATCGCCGCGGCCACGGTGGCGATGACGCCGACGCCTGCGACCGCCATCGCGACCGCCGTTCCGCTCGGAACGGTGGACAGCTTCGCGGTGCTGGGCGGCCAGTCCGTGACCAACACCGGTCCCACCACGGTCACCGGTGACCTGGGAGTGAGCCCGGGTACGGCGATCAGCGGTTTCCCGCCCGGTCTGGTGAACGGTGCGACCCACGCCGCCGACGCGGTCGCCCTGCAGGCCCAGAGCGACCTGACGACGGCCTACAACGACGCGGCCGGCCAGGCGCCGGACGCGAGCATCAGCGGCGACCTCGGTAACCAGAACCTGGCCCCGGGCGTCTACAACGCGGCCTCCTCCATCGGGCTGACCGGCACGCTCACCCTGGACGCGGCCGGCGACCCGAACGCGGTCTGGGTCTTCCAGATCGGCTCCACCCTGATCACCTCGTCCGCCAGCCGGGTGCTGCTGGTCAACGGCGCCTCGCCGTGCAACGTCTTCTGGCAGGTCGGCAGTTCGACCACGCTCGGCACCAACACCACCTTCGTCGGCACGATCATGTCGCTGACCTCGACGGGCCTGAACACCGGCGCGACCGTCAACGGGCGCGCGCTGGCCCGCAACGGCTCGGTGACGCTGGACACCAACGTCATCACCCGGCCGCAGTGCGGTACGACCACCGGCGGAACGACCACCACCGGGGGTACGACCACCACCGGGGGTACGACCACCACCGGCGGCACCACCACCGCGGGGACCACGGGGGGCACCACCGGCGGCGTCCTGGGCGGCGCGACCACCGGCGGCCTGCTCGGCGGCGTGCTGGGCGGCGTCACCACGGGCGGCCTGCTCGGCGGCTCGATCGCCGGCAACACCGTCGGCGGCAGCACCATGGGCAACGTCCAGGGCAACACGCAGGGCAACACCCAGGGCAACACGGCCGGCAACACCGGCGGCGGCAACGGCAAGCCTCCGCACCACGGCAAGCCCCCGCACCACGGCAAGCCGCCGTACGAGGAGAAGCCCCCGTACCAGCCCCCGTACGAGCACAAGCCGCCGTACGACAACAAGCCGTCCTACGGTGACCAGCCGTCCTACGGCGACCACCCCCAGTACGGCGACCAGCCGCAGTACGGCGACCAGCCGCAGTACGGCGACCAGCCGCAGTACGGCGACGACAAGCCGGACACCGACTGGCCCGCGGCGGACAGCGACGACCAGCAGGCCGAGCAGTCCTGA
- a CDS encoding thiamine pyrophosphate-dependent enzyme — protein MARTVARVIVDALSELGVSQVFGVVGDALNPLTDAIRTTDDVEWVGCRHEEAAAFAASAQSQLTGGLGVCMGTVGPGSVHLLNGLYDAAKSRTPVLAIAGQVPLTELGSEYFQEVDNDALFSDVAVFRATITSPDQLPLLLETAVRNALGRKGVAVLTVPGDIGDRELTADRPARFSLTTPTTRPEQDAVRAAAELLDRSDRVTLLVGKGSREAREDVLALADRLAAPMVITLKAKEGMEGDNPFQVGQTGLIGNPAAASALEDADTLLMLGTDFPYRDWYPQGRTVIQVDTEAAHIGRRVPVEIGLVGDVGATVRDLLAQLTAGPPGSDGARDRGHLEQARERFTSWREAQARLAAPGHDKGLIGRLRSAVDNRQHDIRPEALAAAVDRAAADDAIFTSDTGMATVWLSRFVEMRGSRRLLGSFNLGSMANAMPHALGAQSLDRDRQVVAFCGDGGLSMLLGDLMTLKTYQLPVKLVVFDNRRLGMVKLEQEQSGLPEFGTVLDNPDFAAVATAVGLTGIRVTDPAELDEAVRTAFATPGPVLLDVLTNPEEVAVPAKPTVEQGWGFAVAKMKELVRSHGDDSPGQ, from the coding sequence GTGGCCCGAACCGTAGCCCGCGTCATCGTGGACGCACTGAGCGAACTCGGCGTCAGCCAGGTGTTCGGTGTCGTCGGCGACGCCCTCAACCCGCTGACCGACGCCATCCGCACCACCGACGACGTGGAGTGGGTCGGCTGCCGGCACGAGGAGGCGGCCGCTTTCGCCGCCTCCGCCCAGTCCCAGCTGACCGGCGGCCTCGGGGTGTGCATGGGCACCGTCGGCCCCGGCTCCGTCCACCTGCTCAACGGGCTCTACGACGCGGCCAAGAGCCGTACGCCGGTGCTCGCCATCGCCGGCCAGGTGCCGCTGACCGAGCTGGGCAGCGAGTACTTCCAGGAGGTCGACAACGACGCACTGTTCAGCGACGTCGCCGTCTTCCGGGCGACCATCACCTCGCCGGACCAGCTGCCGCTGTTGCTGGAGACGGCGGTGCGCAACGCCCTGGGCCGCAAGGGTGTCGCCGTCCTGACGGTGCCCGGCGACATCGGCGACCGCGAGCTGACCGCGGACCGCCCGGCCCGCTTCTCCCTCACCACCCCGACCACCCGGCCCGAGCAGGACGCGGTCCGCGCGGCCGCCGAGCTGCTCGACCGTTCCGACCGCGTCACCTTGCTGGTCGGCAAGGGCTCCCGGGAGGCGCGCGAGGACGTCCTGGCGCTGGCCGACCGCCTGGCGGCGCCCATGGTGATCACCCTGAAGGCCAAGGAGGGCATGGAGGGCGACAACCCCTTCCAGGTCGGCCAGACCGGCCTGATCGGCAACCCCGCGGCGGCCTCGGCCCTGGAGGACGCCGACACGCTGCTGATGCTGGGCACCGACTTCCCCTACCGGGACTGGTATCCGCAGGGCCGCACCGTCATCCAGGTGGACACCGAGGCCGCCCACATCGGGCGCCGCGTCCCGGTGGAGATCGGGCTGGTCGGCGACGTGGGCGCCACCGTGCGCGACCTGCTCGCCCAGCTGACCGCCGGGCCGCCCGGGTCGGACGGCGCCCGCGACCGCGGTCATCTGGAGCAGGCCCGCGAACGCTTCACCAGCTGGCGGGAGGCGCAGGCCAGGCTCGCCGCCCCGGGCCACGACAAGGGCCTGATCGGGCGGCTGCGCTCCGCGGTGGACAACCGGCAGCACGACATCCGCCCCGAGGCGCTGGCCGCCGCGGTGGACCGGGCGGCCGCCGACGACGCGATCTTCACCTCCGACACCGGCATGGCCACCGTGTGGCTCTCCCGGTTCGTGGAGATGCGCGGGTCGCGCCGGCTGCTGGGCTCGTTCAACCTCGGCTCGATGGCCAACGCCATGCCGCACGCGCTGGGCGCCCAGTCCCTGGACCGGGACCGCCAGGTGGTGGCCTTCTGCGGCGACGGCGGGCTGAGCATGCTGCTCGGCGACCTGATGACGCTGAAGACCTACCAACTCCCCGTCAAGCTCGTCGTCTTCGACAACCGCCGGCTGGGCATGGTCAAGCTGGAGCAGGAGCAGTCCGGCCTCCCGGAGTTCGGCACCGTCCTGGACAACCCCGACTTCGCGGCGGTCGCCACCGCCGTGGGCCTGACCGGCATCCGGGTCACCGACCCGGCGGAGCTGGACGAGGCCGTACGGACCGCCTTCGCCACCCCGGGACCCGTCCTGCTCGACGTGCTCACCAACCCGGAGGAGGTGGCCGTCCCCGCCAAGCCGACGGTCGAGCAGGGGTGGGGTTTCGCCGTTGCGAAGATGAAGGAACTCGTCCGCAGCCACGGTGACGACAGCCCCGGACAATGA
- a CDS encoding DUF5819 family protein translates to MTSTGPQDVQHTGEPVGGEAAGGVRLRKPPAAARREPPGLTGPFAAADGTDRLAALPLPLRFATRAAAALLVAVSLLHVAFVFLHVAPPNPISQRYARQIQGWVYPFFEQNWRLFAPDPESAVPQISVRTASTSSDGTHSVSGWHDLTAIDNAAVRHDPFPSHTSQNMLRRAWSGYLDTHGTSDVSYSDRALMWQEYLRNIAVERAPASGHGSVTDIQLRVRTVPVARNDATGHTLPVSPSAVDTRELPWWKVTSHGH, encoded by the coding sequence ATGACATCGACTGGCCCACAGGACGTACAGCACACCGGTGAGCCGGTGGGCGGGGAGGCAGCGGGGGGAGTCCGGCTCAGAAAGCCGCCGGCGGCAGCCCGTCGCGAACCCCCGGGCCTGACAGGGCCGTTCGCGGCCGCCGACGGCACCGACCGGCTCGCCGCCCTGCCGCTTCCGCTGCGCTTCGCGACCAGAGCGGCCGCCGCGCTGCTGGTGGCGGTCTCGCTGCTCCACGTCGCCTTCGTCTTCCTGCACGTGGCGCCTCCGAACCCCATCTCGCAGCGTTACGCCCGGCAGATCCAGGGCTGGGTCTACCCCTTCTTCGAGCAGAACTGGCGCCTGTTCGCGCCCGATCCGGAGTCGGCCGTGCCGCAGATCTCGGTCCGCACGGCCAGCACGTCCAGCGACGGCACGCACTCGGTCAGCGGCTGGCACGACCTCACGGCGATCGACAACGCCGCGGTCAGGCACGACCCCTTCCCGAGCCACACCAGCCAGAACATGCTGCGCCGGGCGTGGAGCGGCTACCTGGACACCCACGGCACCAGCGACGTCTCCTACTCCGACCGCGCGCTGATGTGGCAGGAGTACCTGCGGAACATCGCGGTGGAACGCGCCCCCGCCAGCGGGCACGGTTCCGTCACCGACATCCAACTCCGGGTCCGTACGGTCCCGGTGGCGCGGAACGATGCCACCGGCCACACCCTCCCGGTCTCGCCCTCCGCGGTCGACACCCGCGAACTGCCCTGGTGGAAGGTGACCTCGCATGGCCACTGA
- a CDS encoding lysozyme yields MLIWHALAKKRVLATCAALACAALGATAVPAAAADPGATTPANHITHPELDWAGSQTALHEPATGGHLTVTPNVAGTPGLDVSGYQGNVNWSSVAANGGRFAYVKASESTSYVNPYFAQQYNGSYNAGLIRGAYHFATPDTSSGAAQADYFLAHGGGWSKDGKTLPGMLDIEWNPYGATCYGLSASSMVKWILAFSNEYHAKTTRWVTIYTATSWWSQCTGNAGDFSSTNPLALANYNGSPGTMPYHWPVQTIWQFADSGVFPGDQDAFNGDFSRVQALANG; encoded by the coding sequence ATGTTAATTTGGCATGCTCTTGCCAAGAAGCGTGTTCTCGCCACCTGCGCGGCGCTGGCCTGCGCCGCGCTGGGCGCTACGGCGGTCCCGGCCGCCGCGGCCGACCCCGGCGCCACCACGCCCGCGAACCACATCACCCACCCCGAACTGGACTGGGCCGGTTCGCAGACGGCCCTGCACGAGCCGGCGACCGGCGGGCACCTGACCGTCACCCCCAACGTCGCGGGGACGCCGGGGCTGGACGTCAGCGGCTACCAGGGCAACGTCAACTGGTCGTCGGTCGCGGCGAACGGCGGCCGCTTCGCCTACGTCAAGGCCTCCGAGTCCACCTCGTACGTGAACCCCTACTTCGCCCAGCAGTACAACGGGTCCTACAACGCGGGCCTCATCCGCGGGGCCTACCACTTCGCCACACCCGACACCTCCTCGGGCGCCGCCCAGGCCGACTACTTCCTCGCGCACGGCGGCGGCTGGTCCAAGGACGGCAAGACGCTGCCCGGCATGCTCGACATCGAGTGGAACCCGTACGGCGCGACCTGCTACGGCCTGTCCGCGTCCTCGATGGTCAAGTGGATCCTCGCGTTCAGCAACGAGTACCACGCCAAAACCACCCGCTGGGTGACCATCTACACCGCGACGTCCTGGTGGAGCCAGTGCACCGGCAACGCCGGTGACTTCTCGTCCACCAACCCGCTGGCGCTGGCCAACTACAACGGCAGCCCGGGCACCATGCCCTACCACTGGCCGGTCCAGACGATCTGGCAGTTCGCCGACAGCGGCGTCTTCCCCGGCGACCAGGACGCCTTCAACGGCGACTTCAGCCGGGTCCAGGCACTCGCCAACGGCTGA
- a CDS encoding thiol-disulfide oxidoreductase DCC family protein gives MPTRPVLVYDGDCAFCSTSVAFAERRIRPRCVTVPWQWADLPSLGVDQQRAEHEVLWVTPPGVVYGGAEAVAKLLLSAGGVWAVAGALLRMPPVRWVARGVYRLVADNRDRMPGGTPACALPADRRPAAGAGTSSKRPD, from the coding sequence ATGCCGACCCGACCTGTGCTCGTCTACGACGGTGACTGCGCCTTCTGCTCCACCTCCGTGGCGTTCGCCGAGCGGCGGATCCGCCCGCGCTGCGTGACCGTCCCCTGGCAGTGGGCGGACCTCCCGTCCCTCGGGGTCGACCAGCAGCGGGCCGAGCACGAAGTGCTCTGGGTCACGCCGCCGGGCGTCGTGTACGGCGGCGCCGAGGCCGTGGCGAAGCTGCTGCTCAGCGCGGGCGGGGTCTGGGCCGTCGCGGGCGCCCTGCTCCGCATGCCGCCGGTCCGCTGGGTGGCGCGCGGCGTCTACCGGCTGGTCGCCGACAACCGCGACCGGATGCCGGGTGGCACCCCTGCCTGCGCGCTGCCCGCCGACCGGCGGCCCGCGGCGGGAGCCGGCACGTCGTCGAAGCGCCCCGACTGA
- a CDS encoding LLM class flavin-dependent oxidoreductase gives MSLTFHWFLPTYGDSRHVVGGGHGTPAGAAGGDRPATLGYLTQIGRAAEDMGFVGALTPTGAWCEDAWLTTAMLAQTTERLKFLVAFRPGSVSPTLGAHMAATFQRHSGGRLLLNVVTGGESHEQRAYGDFLDKDARYARTGEFLQIVRELWAGGTVDLAGEHLRVEGARLSRLPDPVPEVYFGGSSPAAGAVAARYSDVYLTWGEPPAAVARKIEWIRALADEEGRRLRFGIRLHVISRDTREQAWAEAERLLAGFDPAAVAAIQAGLARSESEGQRRMLALHGGSTADLEIAPNLWAGIGLVRGGAGTALVGSHAEVADRIAEYHALGLDEFVLSGYPHLEEAYWFGEGVLPLLRARGLWTHPLDATPGARDTAPAEVPFAGRT, from the coding sequence GTGTCCCTGACCTTCCACTGGTTCCTGCCCACCTACGGTGACAGCCGCCATGTCGTCGGCGGCGGCCACGGCACCCCGGCGGGCGCCGCGGGCGGCGACCGGCCCGCGACGCTCGGCTACCTCACCCAGATCGGCCGCGCGGCCGAGGACATGGGCTTCGTCGGCGCGCTGACCCCGACCGGGGCGTGGTGCGAGGACGCCTGGCTGACCACCGCCATGCTCGCCCAGACCACCGAGCGGCTGAAGTTCCTGGTCGCCTTCCGCCCCGGCTCCGTCTCGCCGACGCTCGGCGCGCACATGGCCGCGACCTTCCAGCGGCACTCCGGCGGACGGCTGCTGCTCAACGTCGTCACCGGCGGCGAGAGCCACGAGCAGCGCGCCTACGGCGACTTCCTCGACAAGGACGCCCGCTACGCCCGCACCGGCGAGTTCCTGCAGATCGTGCGGGAGCTGTGGGCGGGCGGGACGGTCGATCTGGCCGGCGAGCACCTGCGGGTGGAGGGCGCCCGGCTCAGCCGGCTGCCGGACCCGGTGCCCGAGGTGTACTTCGGCGGTTCCTCGCCGGCTGCCGGGGCGGTCGCGGCCCGCTACAGCGATGTGTACCTCACCTGGGGCGAGCCGCCGGCCGCGGTCGCGAGGAAGATCGAGTGGATCCGCGCGCTGGCGGACGAGGAGGGGCGCCGGCTCCGGTTCGGCATCCGGCTGCACGTCATCTCGCGCGACACCCGCGAGCAGGCGTGGGCCGAGGCCGAACGGCTGCTCGCCGGTTTCGACCCGGCCGCCGTCGCCGCCATCCAGGCGGGCCTGGCCCGCAGCGAGTCCGAGGGCCAGCGGCGGATGCTGGCGCTGCACGGCGGCAGCACCGCCGACCTGGAGATCGCGCCGAACCTGTGGGCCGGTATCGGCCTGGTCCGGGGCGGCGCGGGCACCGCGCTGGTCGGCAGCCACGCCGAGGTGGCCGACCGGATCGCCGAATACCACGCGCTGGGCCTGGACGAGTTCGTCCTGTCCGGCTACCCGCACCTGGAGGAGGCGTACTGGTTCGGTGAGGGCGTCCTGCCGCTGCTGCGCGCCCGCGGGCTGTGGACGCACCCCCTCGACGCGACCCCCGGCGCCCGGGACACCGCCCCGGCCGAGGTCCCCTTCGCGGGCCGCACCTGA
- a CDS encoding arsenic resistance protein, producing MERHQVAVYLAAMAVGGLLGRAAPGAGPGLEHAVNPVLGALLFVTFLQVPAADLLRAARGGRFLGAALTVNFAVVPLLVAAMFSFLPGNQAVRLGVLLVLLCPCVDYVIVFSGLAGADNRRLLALTPVLLVAQTLLLPLFLYAFLGSGLSGVVHAGPFLRAFLFLIVLPLALAWAVQAWARRRPAGRRAAGAATSAMVPLMAATLLTVVASQIPRLGGHLGDVGAVVPVYVIFLLVMAFAGRSVARLFRLGVPASRAVVFSGATRNSLVVLPLALALPDDLAAAALVVVTQTLVEVLGMVVYVRAVPRLVPAAGTASAP from the coding sequence ATGGAGCGGCACCAGGTCGCGGTCTACCTTGCGGCGATGGCCGTCGGCGGCCTGCTCGGCCGGGCCGCCCCCGGCGCCGGGCCCGGCCTGGAGCACGCCGTCAACCCGGTACTCGGCGCGCTGCTCTTCGTCACGTTCCTGCAGGTGCCCGCCGCCGATCTGCTGCGCGCGGCCCGCGGGGGCCGCTTCCTGGGCGCGGCCCTGACCGTGAACTTCGCGGTCGTGCCGCTGCTGGTCGCCGCGATGTTCAGCTTCCTGCCCGGCAACCAGGCCGTACGCCTCGGGGTGCTGCTGGTCCTGCTGTGCCCATGCGTCGACTACGTGATCGTCTTCAGCGGCCTGGCCGGCGCCGACAACCGCCGGCTGCTCGCCCTCACCCCGGTCCTGCTGGTCGCGCAGACGCTGCTGCTGCCGCTCTTCCTCTACGCCTTCCTCGGCTCCGGGCTGTCCGGCGTCGTGCACGCCGGGCCGTTCCTGCGGGCGTTCCTGTTCCTGATCGTGCTGCCGCTCGCCCTGGCCTGGGCGGTCCAGGCGTGGGCACGGCGCCGGCCGGCCGGGCGGAGGGCCGCAGGGGCCGCGACCTCCGCCATGGTCCCGCTGATGGCCGCCACCTTGCTGACGGTCGTCGCCTCCCAGATCCCCCGGCTCGGCGGCCATCTCGGTGACGTCGGCGCCGTCGTCCCCGTCTACGTGATCTTCCTGCTGGTCATGGCCTTCGCGGGCCGGTCGGTGGCCCGGCTGTTCCGGCTGGGCGTCCCGGCCTCCCGCGCGGTGGTCTTCTCCGGCGCCACCCGCAACTCCCTGGTCGTCCTGCCGCTGGCGCTCGCCCTGCCCGACGACCTCGCGGCCGCCGCCCTCGTGGTGGTCACCCAGACCCTGGTGGAGGTCCTGGGCATGGTCGTCTACGTCCGGGCCGTCCCTCGCCTCGTCCCCGCCGCGGGAACCGCCTCCGCGCCCTGA
- a CDS encoding HTTM domain-containing protein has protein sequence MATDRTALPATGTAKAAAAATDAAPRADAAGTAPASRLSAGGLIALLSRRPISLYAASVLRIGYGLCYLAFLLRELPHRDEIWGPDSPWTPALADELFRQTGWFSPLTLSDSTVYLDVCYAIALVVCALLVLGWRSRAMSVLFALVVVSFHARAIFMTDGGDNLILLMALYLTCTACGRRWSLDARRTARLAAGGGPGRWAMWRASSDTWSQFDLARRSLVTALHNCAMFVIAAQVCLLYGSAGLYKVQGPSWQSGTALHYVVNLDLFRPWPALSALADSHPLFIAAASYLTVLIQVAFPFALFSRLKYVILAMLLAMHLGIAALMGLPLFSGAMIVADAAFLPDRFYRSAARLLRRAIPHRPAGATAPRTPRVPPQPGTPGLTRHS, from the coding sequence ATGGCCACTGACAGGACCGCTCTCCCGGCGACCGGGACGGCGAAAGCGGCAGCGGCCGCGACGGACGCCGCCCCGCGGGCGGATGCCGCAGGCACCGCACCGGCGTCCCGCCTCAGCGCCGGCGGCCTGATCGCCCTCCTCAGCCGCCGCCCGATCTCGCTCTACGCGGCCTCGGTGCTGCGCATCGGCTACGGGCTGTGCTATCTCGCCTTCCTGCTGCGGGAGTTGCCGCACCGCGACGAGATCTGGGGCCCGGACTCGCCGTGGACACCGGCACTGGCCGACGAACTCTTCCGGCAGACCGGGTGGTTCAGCCCCCTGACGCTGTCGGACAGCACGGTGTATCTCGACGTCTGCTACGCGATCGCCCTCGTCGTCTGCGCGCTGCTCGTCCTGGGCTGGCGGAGCCGGGCGATGTCGGTGCTGTTCGCGCTGGTGGTCGTGTCGTTCCACGCGCGGGCCATCTTCATGACCGACGGCGGGGACAACCTGATCCTGCTGATGGCCCTCTACCTCACCTGCACCGCCTGCGGCCGACGCTGGTCACTCGACGCGCGCCGCACGGCACGCCTGGCGGCAGGGGGCGGCCCGGGGCGCTGGGCGATGTGGCGGGCGAGCAGCGACACGTGGTCGCAGTTCGACCTGGCGCGCCGGTCCCTGGTCACCGCGCTCCACAACTGCGCCATGTTCGTCATCGCCGCGCAGGTCTGCCTCCTCTACGGTTCTGCGGGCCTGTACAAGGTCCAGGGGCCGTCCTGGCAGTCAGGCACCGCCCTGCACTACGTGGTGAACCTCGACCTCTTCCGCCCCTGGCCCGCGCTGTCGGCGCTGGCCGACAGCCACCCGCTCTTCATCGCCGCCGCCAGCTACCTGACGGTGCTGATCCAGGTGGCCTTCCCCTTCGCCCTCTTCAGCCGCCTGAAGTACGTGATCCTGGCCATGCTGCTGGCGATGCACCTGGGCATCGCGGCCCTGATGGGGCTGCCGCTGTTCTCGGGGGCGATGATCGTCGCCGACGCGGCGTTCCTCCCGGACCGCTTCTACCGGTCGGCCGCCCGCCTGCTTCGCCGCGCCATCCCCCACCGGCCCGCCGGGGCCACCGCGCCCCGCACCCCCCGCGTCCCGCCCCAACCGGGCACCCCCGGCCTGACCCGCCACTCCTGA
- a CDS encoding glycoside hydrolase family 3 N-terminal domain-containing protein, which translates to MAGPGHPLSRRSVLAAGAGVAAAGPLGGRRRSGGPAAAPAAVARPAALAPQQQAGQRVVFSYSGTTVPQSLLDQIRAGQAAGVIFFGGNISSLAQITSAVGLIRQANAGSPSPAPLLLMTDQEGGQIRRLPGAPVQSAKQIGASADPAGGAADAGTGAGNLLRSVGMNVNLAPVLDVYRTAGDFDDQYQRSYSTDPELVARCGGAFITAQRATGVAAAAKHFPGLGAATAAQNTDLRPVTLTQSLSQLRHLDEVPYVTALTAGADLVMVSWAIYSQLDAAHPAGLSPTVVQSELRDRFTFTGVTVTDAIGAGALSAFGTPAQNAVTAAAAGMDLILDASGDVAHGQAIVSALAAALQNGTLPGPAFTAALTRIGALRTRLF; encoded by the coding sequence ATGGCCGGCCCCGGTCATCCCCTCTCCCGCCGCAGCGTCCTGGCGGCCGGCGCCGGAGTCGCCGCGGCGGGCCCGCTCGGCGGCCGGCGCCGCTCCGGCGGCCCGGCCGCGGCGCCGGCCGCGGTCGCCAGGCCCGCCGCGCTGGCCCCGCAGCAGCAGGCCGGGCAGCGGGTCGTCTTCTCCTACTCCGGGACGACGGTCCCGCAGAGCCTGCTCGACCAGATCAGGGCGGGCCAGGCGGCCGGCGTCATCTTCTTCGGCGGCAACATCAGCAGCCTCGCCCAGATCACCTCGGCCGTGGGGCTGATCCGGCAGGCGAACGCCGGCAGCCCGTCCCCCGCGCCACTGCTCCTGATGACCGACCAGGAGGGCGGGCAGATACGGCGGCTGCCCGGCGCGCCGGTCCAGTCCGCCAAGCAGATCGGCGCCTCCGCCGACCCGGCCGGCGGCGCCGCGGACGCGGGCACCGGCGCGGGCAACCTGCTGCGCAGCGTGGGGATGAACGTCAACCTGGCGCCGGTGCTCGACGTCTACCGCACGGCCGGGGACTTCGACGACCAGTACCAGCGCTCCTACAGCACCGACCCGGAGCTTGTCGCCCGCTGCGGCGGTGCGTTCATCACCGCCCAGCGGGCCACCGGCGTCGCGGCCGCCGCCAAGCACTTCCCGGGCCTCGGGGCCGCGACCGCCGCGCAGAACACCGACCTGCGGCCGGTCACCCTGACGCAGTCGCTGTCCCAGCTGCGGCACCTCGACGAGGTCCCCTACGTCACCGCGCTCACCGCCGGGGCCGACCTGGTGATGGTGTCCTGGGCGATCTACTCCCAGCTGGACGCCGCGCACCCGGCCGGGCTGTCCCCGACGGTGGTCCAGAGCGAGCTGCGCGACCGGTTCACCTTCACCGGCGTGACCGTCACCGACGCGATCGGGGCGGGCGCGCTGAGCGCCTTCGGCACCCCCGCCCAGAACGCGGTCACCGCCGCGGCGGCCGGCATGGACCTCATCCTCGACGCCTCGGGCGACGTCGCCCACGGCCAGGCGATCGTCTCCGCGCTCGCCGCCGCCCTCCAGAACGGCACCCTGCCAGGACCGGCCTTCACCGCCGCCCTGACCAGGATCGGCGCGCTGCGCACCCGCCTCTTCTGA
- the corA gene encoding magnesium/cobalt transporter CorA yields the protein MIRNLRAAARRVQRRPRRVDLSHPGRSPLGSAVVNCVVYRDGVRQLDDCTPAEAVRKVRRSGGFVWMGLHEPTQQEFTGVTELFGLHPLAVEDSIHAHQRPKFERYDDMLFTVLKTVAYVPHDRLTTTSQIVNTGEIMVFTGANFVITVRHGGHGSLGHLREELERSPEHLAKGPSAVLHSIVDHVVDQYLDVADAVQDDIDAVESEVFSPLGGRGADVGRIYQLKRELLELKRAVTPLSRPLQLLTERPYDLIDPGIHKYFRDVEDHLSKANEQINSYDDLLNSILQANIAQVTVAQNEDMRKITAWAAIIAVPTLICGIYGMNFDHMPELHWTYGYPIVLSAMATACIAIHRGFRRNGWL from the coding sequence CTGATCCGCAATCTCCGGGCCGCGGCCCGCCGGGTCCAGCGGAGGCCGCGCAGGGTGGACCTGAGCCACCCCGGCCGTTCCCCGCTGGGCAGCGCCGTGGTCAACTGCGTCGTCTACCGCGACGGGGTGCGCCAGCTGGACGACTGCACGCCGGCTGAGGCCGTGCGGAAGGTACGCCGGTCCGGCGGCTTCGTGTGGATGGGCCTGCACGAGCCGACGCAGCAGGAGTTCACCGGCGTCACCGAGCTGTTCGGGCTCCACCCGCTGGCCGTGGAGGACTCGATCCACGCCCACCAGCGGCCCAAGTTCGAGCGCTACGACGACATGCTCTTCACCGTCCTGAAGACCGTCGCCTACGTCCCCCACGACCGCCTGACCACGACCAGCCAGATCGTGAACACCGGCGAGATCATGGTCTTCACCGGCGCGAACTTCGTCATCACCGTCCGGCACGGCGGGCACGGCTCGCTCGGCCACCTGCGCGAGGAGCTGGAACGCAGCCCCGAGCACCTGGCGAAGGGCCCCTCGGCGGTGCTGCACTCCATCGTCGACCACGTCGTCGACCAGTACCTCGACGTGGCGGACGCCGTGCAGGACGACATCGACGCGGTCGAGTCCGAGGTCTTCTCGCCCCTCGGCGGACGCGGCGCCGACGTCGGCCGCATCTACCAGCTCAAGCGCGAGCTGCTGGAGCTCAAGCGGGCCGTGACCCCGCTCAGCCGGCCGCTGCAGCTGCTCACGGAGCGGCCGTACGACCTCATCGACCCGGGGATCCACAAATACTTCCGGGACGTGGAGGACCACCTGTCCAAGGCCAACGAGCAGATCAACTCCTACGACGACCTGCTCAACTCGATCCTCCAGGCCAACATCGCGCAGGTGACCGTCGCCCAGAACGAGGACATGCGCAAGATCACCGCATGGGCCGCCATCATCGCCGTGCCCACCTTGATCTGCGGCATCTACGGCATGAACTTCGACCACATGCCCGAGCTGCACTGGACGTACGGCTATCCGATCGTCCTGTCCGCCATGGCCACCGCCTGCATCGCCATCCACCGCGGCTTCCGCCGCAACGGCTGGCTCTGA